A genomic segment from Pleurodeles waltl isolate 20211129_DDA chromosome 9, aPleWal1.hap1.20221129, whole genome shotgun sequence encodes:
- the LOC138259926 gene encoding glyoxal reductase-like: MDSVTLNNGIRMPLVGLGTFRIQGYSTIYSTLDAALRCGYRSIDTAAVYGNEADIGKALKELLPLHGLTRQDIFLTSKLAPRDHGEEAEGAARRSLQALDLDYLDLYLIHWPGKQGWKSDDLRNPECRRRSWEALEKMNSAGILRSIGVSNYTEEHLKELLAVCRVRPAVLQVEYHPELAQRDLLRFCQSAGIHLQAYTSLGSGHLIQRQEVQAVAARYNRTASQVLLRWALQREVGVIPKSTNPERIVENFQLFDFELSPQDLEKLDAMHCDKHYCWDPKGVV; this comes from the coding sequence ATGGACAGTGTCACTCTTAACAATGGCATCCGGATGCCCCTTGTTGGATTGGGCACTTTCCGCATCCAGGGTTACAGCACCATCTACAGCACATTGGATGCGGCCCTACGATGTGGTTACCGCTCCATTGATACAGCAGCCGTCTACGGTAATGAGGCAGACATTGGGAAAGCTTTAAAGGAGCTCCTTCCCCTGCACGGCTTAACCCGCCAGGACATCTTCCTGACCAGTAAACTGGCACCACGAGACCATGGTGAAGAGGCAGAAGGTGCAGCCCGGCGTAGCTTGCAGGCCCTGGACCTAGACTACCTAGACCTTTACTTGATTCACTGGCCAGGTAAACAGGGATGGAAAAGTGATGACCTGCGTAACCCAGAATGCCGGCGCAGATCCTGGGAGGCCCTTGAGAAGATGAACTCAGCTGGTATCCTCCGTAGCATTGGTGTGTCTAACTACACTGAGGAGCACCTCAAGGAGTTACTCGCTGTGTGCCGGGTGCGACCAGCAGTGCTTCAAGTAGAGTACCACCCAGAGCTTGCCCAGCGGGACCTATTGCGCTTCTGCCAGTCAGCCGGCATACACCTACAGGCCTACACTTCTCTGGGAAGTGGGCATCTGATACAGCGGCAAGAGGTACAAGCAGTGGCAGCAAGGTATAACCGGACAGCCTCACAGGTCCTTTTGCGCTGGGCATTGCAGCGGGAGGTTGGGGTGATCCCTAAGTCCACCAACCCTGAACGCATTGTTGAGAACTTCCAACTTTTTGACTTTGAGCTGTCCCCACAAGACCTTGAGAAACTGGATGCCATGCACTGCGACAAGCATTACTGTTGGGATCCCAAGGGCGTGGTCTGA